Sequence from the Rubrobacter calidifluminis genome:
CTGTGGTAGAGGGCGGTCAGCGCCCCGAGAGCCCCGAAGGTCGCCGCGAGCGAGTCCCCCAGAGAGATCCCCACCCGCGGCGGCGGAAGATCCGGGAAACCGGTTACGTGCCGGATGCCGCCCATCGCCTCGCCGATCGCGCCGAAACCCGCACGCTCCCTGTAGGGCCCGGTCTGCCCGTAGCCCGAGACCCGCACCATGACGAGGCCGGGGTTGATCTCTTTGAGAGCATCGTACCCGAGTCCCCAGCGCTCCATCGTGCCGGGGCGGAAGTTCTCGACGAGTACGTCGGCCTCGGCTATGAGCCTGCGCGCGAGCTCCTGCCCCTCTTCTTCCCTCAGGTTGAGCGTCACGCTCTTCTTGTTGCGGGCGATGATAGGCCACCACAGCGTGCGCCCCTCCTTGCGGTGCCGGCCCCACTCGCGCATCGGATCCCCCTTGCCAGGGGGCTCTACCTTGATCACCTCCGCCCCGAAGTCCCCCAACAGCTGCCCACAAAACGGCCCGGCGAGCAGGCTCCCCATCTCGATGACCCGAACTCCATCTAGTGGTTTGTTCGATCCCCCAGGTTCGTTCATTCGCTTCCTCCAGATCTCCCGAACTCGCCGAATCTCTCTCAGCTCAAAACCCCCACCTCACGGCCAGGATCCCCTCTCAGCGGTTTCCCTGCTTCTCCTCCACTCGACACGACAATGGTTGCCAAACGCAATTGTATACAAAATAGCGTCTGTGCGGCTATTGTGTCAAGGGTTCCTAGTGAAATCCACCGGAAAATTCTTTTTCTAGAGGGGATTTGAGCATGGCTCGAGAAAGAGCTGAGTCGCACAGGCCGTTTTTGTATACAAATCAGGGTTTGAGGCCGTTGCTTCCTTGAGCGACGCCCTCTTCTTTGAGTGCTTTGATTACGAAATCGCGTCCTTCGTAGATATGTTCGCGCATGATTATCTCTGCGCGTTCTCCGTCTCGTGATTCCAGGGCCCTGAGAATCTGGCGGTGGTAGTGGTTGGAGATTACACGCTCGTGTGGCGTGTACCAGAAGAAAGCCTTGAACACCAGCGGCAGTTCTACGGTACGCTGGACCAGGCGCTTGAGCCTTCGGTTGCGACTGGCTTCAACGACTGCCCCGTGGAACTCGTTGTTGAGCGCCACCAGCCGGCGTATCTCTTCCTCGTGATCGTGCGCTCCTCTGATCGCCAGGTCTTCCATCTTCGCAGCCAGATCGCGCATGAGGTTCAGATCGCTTTCCTCCATGCGTTCCGCTGCCCTTCGGGCGGCGTAGCCTTCGAGCACCGCCCGCAGATCGTAGATGTCCCACACTTCTTCGACGCTGAAAGAACAGACCATTGCACCACGATTGGGGATTATTTCCACCAGTCCCTCGGCTTCCAGCATCGTGAGTGCCTGTCTCACGGGAGTCCGGCTCACCCCAAGCCTCTCCGCCAACTGCTCTTCGATCAAACGTTCGTTGGGTGCATATTCGCCCGTGAGGATCAGGTGCCGCAGTTTTTCCAGCACACCGTTGCTAGAACCGTGTTTTTTCATGTGGCTTCCGGTTCTCCATCCAGCAGCGACAGAGATCTCCGTCTCCACCGCGTTGGGCTCCGAATGCCCGTTTTCGATCCTGTCAGGATGCCGATCTCGACCAAGGCTGCCGGCGGGTGTTCTCTGCGTCCATCTCCCTCTAAACTACCTCATACCGTGTCCCGTAACCAGGTTGGATGTCTTCTTTTCGGTCGGCACCGGTCCTTTCCCAAGGGTAGGGCGATCGTGCTGAACGGGCGGTATTCACTGGAACATTCCCGAAGGAGACGGATGCGGGAGCATCTGTCTTCCCAAAGAGCGGTGGGCAGGAGTGGAAGCCTCAACTCCCTCCGCCGCCCGAGATGAGCCGGAGGCCCGGACCGTCCTTCGCAGACCCACCTCCTTGTTCGGCGGAAGCCAGACCAAAGGAGAAGCGCTCTCCTCTCCCCAGGGCGTATTCTTCTCCTCCCCTCTCGATTATCCGGAGCAGCGTCCTCACCACGACCCCATCCAGCTCCCCGCCGCACGCGCCGATGAGCTCTTTTCTGGCTCCCTCCAGCATCAAACCGTCGTCCTCGCCGCGTCTCCGACCGAGAACCGTGGAGGCATAACGCGAAGCCGCGGCGAGTATCTTCGCCTCAAGAGGGATCCACTCCCCCCTGAGCCCATCCGGGTATCCCTTCCCATCGATCCTCTCGTGGTGCCACCTGACCCACCTGGCAGCTTCCTGGTAGCCGGGGATGGAGCCGAGGATCTCTTCTGCATGGGTGGGGTGCTCTGCGAGGCGTGCCCTCTCCTCGGGAGTGAGCTTTTCGGGGTCTGCGAGCAGTACCTCATCAGGCAGGCTGACCTTGCCGACGTCCTGCAGCAGGGCGGCGAGCTTTATCTTCTTCACCTTCTCTTCTTCGAGGCGAAACTCGCGGGCAAGATCCTCTGCATAGACGGCCGAAGCGGCGGCGATGAGGTGGGTGAGGCCATCCCTGCTCCCTATCTTCTCGACCATCTTCGCTGCGAAGACTATGCCGGATGTCTGTAGACCGTCCCTTTCTTCCCGGAGTGCCTGGATTTCCCTTTGCAGGGTTTCTGCCTTATCCTTCTGGTCCCTGATGAACCGTACCATCCCCAGCGCGAACGCCGCGCCGCTGAAGAGGGCAATGGCGGCGACGGGTCCGAGCCAGACGGTCGCGTAGGAGGTGAGGAGGGCAGTGGCGAGGAGCGCCGCCTGCGAGGGGGTGTCCGGGGCCAGAATCTCTCGCATCCACTCCTCGAGCGGGGTTCCGTATTTGATCCTCAACAGCGCGTAGCCGCTCAGAGACTCGACGACGTACATCGCCGCGCTGGCCCCGAGCAATCCCACCACGTAGGTCGTTCCGAACTCCAGGGGGCTCAGGAGCAGCGGCCCTGCAGCCGCTTCGAGGACCAGAGAGGCGGCGAGCACCTGCAGCGCGTAGCTCGCCGACTGAAAGATCGTCCTCTGCCGGTCCCGGTAGACGGCGCCGGGAACGGCGGCCATGAACCCGCTCAGAGGACCACCGAGTACCAGGGCCATGAGTATCGCGAGATCCGAAACTTCGAACTCGACCTTGCCGAGCCTGGTCCCCACCGGGAAATACCTGGCACAGAGGACCAAAAGAGCAAACAGAAGCCCGATGAGCGGCGAGATCCAGCCGAAGCGAAGCCCTATGGCGTACTGGAAGATCAACGCCGCCCCAAGCGCCATTCCGGCCAGCCCGTATATATACCGGTTCACCAGCCGGACACGCTCCGTATTGACGGACACCCTCACACACCCCGGACGAAGCATGAAACTATCATGGCCCGAGATAATAAAGCAACAGCCGTCTCAAGTCCAGGTGTGGTGGCAAAAACTACCGGATATTGTGTTTTGTCTTACCAGTACTTGTGGCCGAGCTGTATCTTGCTCACCTGCATACCTCCTGGATCTAGCGTGTTCCGTTCATGATCGCGGGTTCCTCTACCAGTACTTGTGGCCGAGCTCTATCTTCTGCACTCCGCTCACCTCCTTCTCTCGTCCGGCCTACGAGGGTGGTCCTTGAATAGCGCTGGGCGGCTCTGCGGCCAGCACCGACCCTCCCCCTCGCGCCATGTTTGCAATCTTTCTTACCACTCTTGATGCAGTTTAAAAGATGCGGCAGTCCAGATGAATGGGTCGGGTGGTGGGTTTTCGGGGTGTAAAGAGGTTTTCCGGTGGAACAACCTTAAGGAGTGATGTTTGGTTTCCGATAAGGACGGTCAGAGGGTGATGGATGGCGGGAGAGGGGCGGGGTATTGGAGGCGTCCGGATCTGGAGAAAAGGGGCGTGAGTTCCCGTATGATCAGAGCGTTTCTGTTCGGGGTGGTGCAGTTGCTTTTGTTCGCGGTACTCACCAGGGCGGATGGAGGTGGTTTTTCGGACGATTTCTCCCGGCTGAACGGTGACTTCTGGGATGTATCTTCTCACGCGCTCGGGCGGGGGCGGTTGGAGCCTTCCAACGTCGGGGTGGAGGACGGCGACCTCGTGATCACGATCCCGGCGCGCACCTTGAACGGGGGTGAGATCGCCACGAAGGGGTTCTACGGATACGGCACTTACTCGGCCAGGATCAGGGTTCCCGAGGCGCCGGGCTCTATCACGGGGTTCTTCCTGTACAAGAGCCCCGACTATCAGAGCGAGATAGACGTCGAGATCTACAACGACCATTCGCGGCGCATCCTGTTCACGACCTACGCCGGTGGGTCTCAGACCAACACGCGGGAGGTACGCCTGCCGTTCGACCCGACCAGAGGATTTCACGAGTACTCTTTTCGTTACGCTCCCGATTCGGTTGGCTTCTGCGTCGACGGGGAGCCGCTGCAGCGGTTCGGTGAGGGGCTGCCCGGGAACCCGATGCACCTGATGATCAACGCCTGGTTCCCCACATGGCTCAGAGGGAGGCCGCCGCGGCACGACGCCAGGCTATATGTGGACTACATTTCTTATGATCCCGGGAGATAGGCCGACCTCGCCATACCGGCGCTAGAATGTACGGGTTCGATGAAGATTCTCGTTGCAGAAGACGATCCTGTATCCCGCACCATCCTCGTGCGGGCCGTCGAAAAACTCGGCCATGAGTGCGTCGCTGCATCGGACGGGGAGGAAGCGTGGGAGAAGTACCGCAAAACCCCCGATCTGGACGTGATCATAAGCGACTGGATGATGCCGGGCATGGACGGTGCGGAGCTCTGCCGCAGGGTGAGGGACGACGGACGGGAGGATTACGTGCACTTCATCTTCCTCACCGCGCTCTCGGACCGGGAGCACCTGCTGGAGGGGCTCGAGGCCGGGGCCGACGATTATCTCACCAAACCGCTCGACAGGGCCGAACTGCAGGTGCGCCTGAAATCTGCAGCGCGGATCAGGGAGCTCTATCGCAACCTGGAGCAGAAAAACGCCGAGCTCGAGCAGCTCAAGGACGAGTTCTTCAGGCAGGCGCGTCGCGATTCCCTCACCGGGCTCGGCAACCGGCGGCGGCTCGAGGAGGACCTCGAATTGCTCCAGGGTCAGGCGGAGCGTTACGGGTACAGCTACTGCGTCGCGCTTTGCGACGTGGACTTCTTCAAGTCCTACAATGACCACTATGGACACCCGCGCGGGGACCGGGTGCTCAAGACCGTGGCCCGGGTTCTCCGGGAGAGTTGCCGGAGGGGTGACGCGGTATACCGCTACGGCGGGGAGGAGTTTCTCGTGGTCCTCCCCGGCCAGAGCCTGAAATCCGCGGCCCTGGCCGCAGAGCGGATGCGTGCTGCGGTCGAGGGCCTGGCCATCCCGCACGAGGCGAGGGAGGCTCCCAGGGTGGTGACGATCAGCGCCGGGGTGGCCCCGCTGCCGGTGGGGCGCCGGGCTGACGTCGAAGAGGTGCTCGGCGCGGCGGATTCGGCCCTCTATGCGGCCAAGCGTTCCGGGAGGAACCGCGTCTGCGTCCACGGGCGGGGGAGGGATGCATAAGCCATGCGAGGTTATCTCCCGGCCGCCCGCTCATTCCGCTGCAGCACGGTGCGCACTCTCGCCGCCAGCTCGTCCGGTGAG
This genomic interval carries:
- a CDS encoding GntR family transcriptional regulator → METEISVAAGWRTGSHMKKHGSSNGVLEKLRHLILTGEYAPNERLIEEQLAERLGVSRTPVRQALTMLEAEGLVEIIPNRGAMVCSFSVEEVWDIYDLRAVLEGYAARRAAERMEESDLNLMRDLAAKMEDLAIRGAHDHEEEIRRLVALNNEFHGAVVEASRNRRLKRLVQRTVELPLVFKAFFWYTPHERVISNHYHRQILRALESRDGERAEIIMREHIYEGRDFVIKALKEEGVAQGSNGLKP
- a CDS encoding family 16 glycosylhydrolase, which produces MIRAFLFGVVQLLLFAVLTRADGGGFSDDFSRLNGDFWDVSSHALGRGRLEPSNVGVEDGDLVITIPARTLNGGEIATKGFYGYGTYSARIRVPEAPGSITGFFLYKSPDYQSEIDVEIYNDHSRRILFTTYAGGSQTNTREVRLPFDPTRGFHEYSFRYAPDSVGFCVDGEPLQRFGEGLPGNPMHLMINAWFPTWLRGRPPRHDARLYVDYISYDPGR
- a CDS encoding diguanylate cyclase; this translates as MKILVAEDDPVSRTILVRAVEKLGHECVAASDGEEAWEKYRKTPDLDVIISDWMMPGMDGAELCRRVRDDGREDYVHFIFLTALSDREHLLEGLEAGADDYLTKPLDRAELQVRLKSAARIRELYRNLEQKNAELEQLKDEFFRQARRDSLTGLGNRRRLEEDLELLQGQAERYGYSYCVALCDVDFFKSYNDHYGHPRGDRVLKTVARVLRESCRRGDAVYRYGGEEFLVVLPGQSLKSAALAAERMRAAVEGLAIPHEAREAPRVVTISAGVAPLPVGRRADVEEVLGAADSALYAAKRSGRNRVCVHGRGRDA
- a CDS encoding HD-GYP domain-containing protein, with protein sequence MNRYIYGLAGMALGAALIFQYAIGLRFGWISPLIGLLFALLVLCARYFPVGTRLGKVEFEVSDLAILMALVLGGPLSGFMAAVPGAVYRDRQRTIFQSASYALQVLAASLVLEAAAGPLLLSPLEFGTTYVVGLLGASAAMYVVESLSGYALLRIKYGTPLEEWMREILAPDTPSQAALLATALLTSYATVWLGPVAAIALFSGAAFALGMVRFIRDQKDKAETLQREIQALREERDGLQTSGIVFAAKMVEKIGSRDGLTHLIAAASAVYAEDLAREFRLEEEKVKKIKLAALLQDVGKVSLPDEVLLADPEKLTPEERARLAEHPTHAEEILGSIPGYQEAARWVRWHHERIDGKGYPDGLRGEWIPLEAKILAAASRYASTVLGRRRGEDDGLMLEGARKELIGACGGELDGVVVRTLLRIIERGGEEYALGRGERFSFGLASAEQGGGSAKDGPGLRLISGGGGS